AATGGCTTCCGGCGGCTACAACAAGGAGCGGGCCCTGGCCAAAGCAGCTAACATCTATAATATTCTGCTTCAGGTATTTGCTCTGGCCAAAGAGAGAGACATTCTTCCCTACGAAGC
This genomic window from Bacillota bacterium contains:
- a CDS encoding leucine dehydrogenase — encoded protein: MASGGYNKERALAKAANIYNILLQVFALAKERDILPYEAANALAEERIAQALAKKKE